The Pseudarthrobacter sp. BIM B-2242 region ATGAACGCGGTGAAGCGCTGACGCTCGCCGCCGGACATGGAGCCGGTATCGGCGTGCATGTAGACGTCGGTGCGCTTGCCGGCTTCCCGGTGCTCCTTGCACTGGATAAACAGGTGGCCGCGGACGTCCAGCACCTCGGCACGCCAGCGGCGGTCCTCGGGCGTGGGCGATCCCAGCCGTTTCACCAGCGTTTCCAGGGTCTTGTAGCGCGCGGTCAGTTCGGCGTCGTCGTCCCCGCCGGAGTCCGCAGCACCGCGGGCGGGCCGCGTGTGCCGGGCCTTCAAAGCATTCTGGATGGCGTCCTTGAACTGCTTCGCCGTGGCGGGCAGCGTCTGTTTGATGTCGAGTTCAAGGAAGCTGCCCTCGTGGAAGTTGACCTCGGACAGGATGCCGTTGAGCGGAAGGATGCGGCTGGTGATCGAGCGCCGCTCCTCGTCCAGCAGGTGCAGCAGGGTGCTGAACGATTCGTGCGTCCGCTGGTTGAAGAATTGCCGGAACTCGGTCTCCTGTGCGGGCAGGCCGTCGCTGACAATCGCGTGGTAGCGGGCTTCGAACTCGCCGGCCGCGCCGATGGACGTGCCGTGGTCCGCCGAGATCGCCGAGCCCCATTCACGAACGAAGCCCTCGAAGATCCGGGTCAGGCGCTCCGACGTGGCCTGCCCGCGCGTTTCGGCGGTGTGCAGCTCCCCCAGCAGGGCGGTCCGGACGCGGTTGGCCAGGTTGTCCAGCTCATGCATCTCGCTGACGTCGCCGAAGTCCGTAAAGTACGGCGCCAGCGCGGTGATGGTAGCGTCCGACGGCGGCGCCTGCTCCAGGCGGGCGCGCGCACCTTCCAGCAGTGAATCGGCTGTGGTCAGCTGCCGGTCGAGTGCCTTGTATTCGCTCTGCAGGACTGCCGCGGCCTCGGTGCTGGCCTGGTGTTTCTGCCGCGCCGTTTCGATGTTGGCGCGCAGCGGCTCCAGGTCTGCCTGGGCCGCCAGGGCGTCCTTGAGCCGCTGTTCAATCCGGCTGAGTTCCTCCGTTGCCACGGCAGCTGACACCTGCTCCCAGGGCCGGTGGTCCTCGGCGATGCGCCGAAGCGCGTCCAACTGCCGGCTCATGCCCTGGTGCGACTCTTCGCGGCTCTGGGCCAGTTCGGCCGCTTTCGCCAGCTCCTGCTGCAGGTCCTCCACCTGGGCGGCCACGAGTTCCAGCTTGGCGGCGTTGTCGAACCCCAGCACGTAGTCCTGGCGGCTGCTGAACCGGTCGTCCTTCTCCACGGTGTGGCGGTTCCGCTTGACCACACCGCCCAGGCTCAGGCCCTTGTCCAGCTTCGCCAGCTCGTCGGGGTCCTCCACGCACGGATATGCGAAGTCGAGGGCGATCCGCTCACGGATCCATTCCCCGGCGTCGGCCACCGCGCCGCTGGCGAGGATGTCCAGCTTGGTCAGCAGGTCGCCGTCGCGCACGTCCTCCACGGCCAGCGCGCCGCCGGCAAGCGGCTTGGAGACGTCCACGGCGCGCAGGGCACCGCGCACCCTGTTCTCATTCAGGTACCGGGTCACTGCGGCGAAGTGCTCGCCGGGCACCAGGAGGGTGGTGGCCAGGTTGCGGAGGGCCCGCTCAGCGGCAGGCCGCCATTGTTCCTCCCCCTCGGCGAGGTCCATCAGCTCGCCGCCGAACGGCATCCGGTCCTCGGGCACCCCGGTGGCTGCCGCGATGGCGGCACGGTTTTCAATGCTCGACGGCGGCAGCAGGGACTTGCGCGTCTGCAGCGAGACCAGCTCCTGCTGTGCCGCCGCCAGCTCGCGTTTCTTCGTGGCATGGCCGTCGAAGGCTTCGAAGCGGAGTTCCTGCAGGGCCTGGGAGTCATCCTTGAGCTCGGCTGATCTCGCAGCGGCCTGCTCGTGCGCCTGCTCCCAGCCCTCGGCGGTCCACTCAAGCTGCAGCCCGGCGTCGGACAGGGCCTTGCGGGCTGCCTCCTCCACCTGTTCGCGCAGCCGCAGGCCAACTTTGGCGTTCTCCAGCGACTGCTCGATCGCGGAGATCGCGTTGCCGCCCTGGTTGTTGTAGTCGGTTTCGAGCTCACGCAGGTCCTTGGCCAGCCCGTCGCGCACCAGGCGCTCCGCGCCGAGTTCCCTGGCCTTGGCCTGGGCCAGTTCTTTGAACCGCACGAGGGTTTTCTGGTGCACCGTGACCGCGAGCTGCTGCTTGTAGGCCTCGAATTCCTCGCCGGCCAGCTCCCGCAGCCGGTTCGCGTCCAGCAGCGACTGTGCGTACTCCTTGTTGAGGCCGGGCACGGGGGCCAGCTGGTCCCGCTGCTGCCGCACATCCTCCAGGCGCTGCCGGATGGACATGAGGTTACTGAATTCCTCCACCACATCGTCCGCCGCCGCAAGGGTGGCCGGGGCGTCCAGCACCTGGTCCAGGAAGAACGTATTGACGCTGCCGCCCAAGCCCTTGCCGGCCTGGATCACGCGGAGCAGCGGCAGGGCCTGGTCCGAGCTGATGCCCAGCAGCCGGCGGAAGCGCTCGGCGAAGGCTTTATGGACGTCGAAAATCTGGGCATCCGGGAAGACGGCCTCCAGCGCTGCCTTGGTGAAGCGCTTGTCCGCGATGTCCTCGATGGCGGGCAGGTCCAGCGGCTTGCTGTCGATCAGGTAGAAGCGCCCGACACTGGACTCCGTCCCGTTCTTCGGCACATCGAACAGTGCCGACACGGTCACGCGCGTGCCCGCGGCGTTATCGAACGTCAGCGCGACGGCGGACCACGTGGCCCCAGGGCGCTGGAAGGCACTGGCCGAGCCTTCGCCCACGGCCTTGTCGCCCACCTTGCCGCGCATGTAGGTAAAGGTGGTCCTCTTGTCCTCCACGGCCCCGCCCGAGCGCTGTGCCGCGGCCTCGTTGGAGCGCGGCCGGGCATCGAACACCCGCAGCATGGCATCAAACAGCGTGGACTTTCCCACGCCCGAGTTGCCCGTCAGCAGCGTTCCGTTGCGGTCCACATGCATCGTGTGCGCCCCGTGGAACGTGCCCCAGTTGACCACCTGCACCAACACCAGGCGCATCTGGCCGGGGTTCGTCACGTCGCCCATCGGCAACATGGATGCGATGCTCACTTGTTGTTCTCCGTTGTTGTGGCTGGGTTCGCGTCGGCGGGGGCGGCATCGGCGTCGTCGTCCTCGGCACCCGTGTCGTTGTCGAGGTCCAGCAGCGGTTCGGTGCCTGTGGGATCTGTTGTGGCTGCCACCAGGGCTTCGATCTGGGCCGGGATGTCGCCGATGTTTTCGAAGGGGAGGGCCAGTGGGAGGGCGTTGGAGATGGTGTAGACGTCCTCCAGGCCGGTGGTGAGGAGGAGTTGGCGGGCCAGGAGCTTGGTGATGGCGCGGGTGACAACATCTGAATCGCGCAGGGCGTCCTGCTGGCCGGCCGGCTGGTAGTGGGCCACAAGGTCTGCGATTTCTTCGCGGGTGATGGTGGGATCGGTCTGGGCCGTGACGTGGCGGTCCAGCAGGAGGCGCAGGCGGAGCAGCACGATGGTTTCGACCCGGCTCAGCGCACGCTGCTGGCGCAGGATGCTCGACCGCGTGCTGCCGCCGATGGCCTCGGGGTCGACCGGGCGCAGGACTGCGATTTTGCGTTCGTGATCAAGCTGCAGCGACAGGAAGACCTCGGACAGGCGGCTGCGCAGGATGAGCTGGTTGTCCAGCAGCGTGGTCCACAGCTTTTCGTCCCGGCCACCATCGACGTACGGGCCCTTCAGGAGCTTCACCAGTGCCTGCCGCACCTTCATCGACAGCACGCCGGTGTCACCGGGGAACAGCGCCGCGCCGTCCACAAAGGTGTCACGCGGGGAGAGTGCTGCCCCAACAGGTCGCTCAGCGCCCGATGCCGCCCCCGCCCCTTCGCCGCACCGCTGATCTTCGATCAGCTCAGCGCGCGGCTCCGACAGGCCCGATGCCACTCCCTGGGCGGCATCGGGCGCCGAGCTCGTATCGTTCGTTGCTTCAGTCATCATGAATCCTTTGTGAGCGTGACCACGGGCAGGTACGCCTTGCGGGTGGTGCCGTCTATCTGTTCGAAGTCCAGGCCGTCCCAGGCTCCGCGGTCGAAGGCTGCGCCTTCGTGCAGTGCATGGGACAGGAGGGCGCGGATGGAGTTGATGTGCTGCTCCCCGGCCGGCAGCTGCTCCCAGGCTTCGGCCAGGGTGGACGCGCCGGCAACGGCGGCGCTTATGGCGGCGGGGCTCGCCTTCCGCGTTCTCGGCGAGCGCACGCGGTCCGAGTCGCTGAAGGCGATGGGGTCTGCGAGCCTGGGCGGGACGGCGAACTCGTCGGGGTCGTAGAGCTTGACCATGGCCAGGGATTCGAACCCGGCGTTGAACAGCGCCGGGCCGCGGACCAGGCCGGGCCGTTCGCGCTCGTAGGGCAGCGACCTGATTGCCTGTTCGGCCTCGCGGAGGACCTTCCGGAGCCGGACGGACTGGCGGAAGTCGTCGCTCTGGACGTAGGTGTTCAGGCTTTCGCTGAGCTTGCCGTAGATGCGCTGGATCTGACCGTGCTGGTGGCGGAGTTCCGCTACGAGGTTCTTCAGGGTCTCGCGGTCCTCGGGTGAGAGGTCATCGGCGAACTGCCTGCTCAATACCTCGCCGATCGCGGACCGGAACCGCATTTGCTGCTGCGGATCCTCCAGAAATGCGGTGAAGGAGCGGAAGGTCCTGCCTTCGGGACTCTGCCGGAGCCGCTTGTCCGCCTCCAGCACCTGGGCCATGGTGGCACCCTTGCTGAGCGACTCCTCGATGATCTGGTTGCGCAGGGCGCCCACCAGTTCCTCGATGCGGTCGCGCATCTTTTTGTAATCGGCGGGCAGGCTCGCGGCCAGGTCAAGAATGTTGCCCGCGGCCTCCACGGCCTCATCGTCGTCCAGCAGGCCATCGAAGTCGCCCGAGCTGATGTCCTGGATGAGCTGCTGCCGCTCCTCGATCTCTTCGCCGAGGGATTCCAGCCGGGCGCTCTGGTCCGGGTTGGTCTCGTTGGCCAGCTTCTCCACGTCGCCCAGCAGCGTGCCCAGCCGGGAACCGTTCAGCGTGGACCGCTCGCTGGACAGGCTGTCCAGGAACGCGAGCACGCGGGCGGCGGGTTCGGTGACCTCGTAGACGATCTGCCCCGACTGGTTGCGCCGGGTCAGGAAGTTCTTGCGGGTCCACTCGTCCGCGTAGTTTCGGCCCGAAGACGTGCCAGGTGCGGCTCCGCCCGGCCCGGGCTCCTGGCGCCGCAGCTGCTCAAGGAAGGAGTCGACGTCGGCGTGGAACTCCTCGAGCGGAAGCTGCGGACGGGTGCGGGTAAAGGATGCCTGCAGCACCGCGATGACCCAGGGCGCGGAGCGCGTGAGCGCCCAGGCGGGTCCTTTGGTGAGGAGTTCGAGGTCCCGGAGCCGGGCGCTGATCACGTCAGCGGATGACCTGGCGGAGCGGGGCACGCACTCTCCTTCAACTGGCGGGGGATGGGTTGGGCAGGAAAACTGCCAACTACAAGGTTAACGCAGACGCCCTGCACCCCTAACAGTGAGCGTTCCGCGACCGCGCCGTGACCTACCTGCGGGTAGCATTTCGATCCCGTATCAACCCGGGTTCCGCGCGGCCTGTGTCTGGTTTGGGACGTCCGGGACCCCCTACGCTCAGTCCTACTGATTCAACCGAGGCAACGGCGCAGCAGGGGGAACAATGCAGTTCGACTTAAGTTCAGTGGAAACGGCCACCATGGTCTTTATGGGAACACTGGTGTTTGCAGTGGCCCTGACGGCCTTCGTCCTGGTGGCGGGTTTCCTGGCCCTCATCCTGGTGGGGCTGGGCAAGCTGGCCTGGGTTGCTGTCTCCACGTCGCTGGTGGCCACGGTGCACGGCATCAACCTGGGCTGGGAACGGCTGGTCCGCAAGGCCGCCACGGTTGAGCTTCCCGGGGAGTTTCAGGGGCAGCCTTCCCCTAGCACCGGAAGCTACCCGCGGGTAATGTTGGGAGACAGCTAAAGGGTTCTCCAACCCGGCGGATCCATGGCTTGAGCCGGCCATCCCGGGCAGAGGAGATACCCCATGAGCTCCGCCACTGACAGTCCCGCAACCAAGGCAGCAGTTACCGACGTCCCTCCCAAGGATGCTCCGGCCAGTGACGTTCCCGTGGCCGCGGACAACCTCGGCCCGGAAGCCACTGCAGAGGATGCCCGCGCGCTGGCCGAGGCCTCCCGCGAGACCGGCTGGGACCGGCCCAGCTTTGCCAAGGGGCTCTACCTCGGAAACTTTGACTTGGGCCTGGTCCACCCGTGGCCCAAGGCGAAGGCCGAAGACGTGGAGCGCGGCGAAGCCTTTCTGGAGCGGCTGACCGAATACGCCCGCACCATGTCCGGCCGGAGGATCGAACGCGACGCCAAGATCCCGGACGAATACCTCCGGGGCCTTGCAGACCTGGGCGCCTTTGGCATGAAAATCCCCCGGGAGTACGGCGGCCTGGGCCTGTCGCTGGTGTACTACGGCCGGGCGTTGGCGCTCCTGGGCAGTGTCCACCCCAGCCTGGGTGCACTGCTGTCCGCCCACCAGTCGATCGGTGTCCCCGAGCCGGTGAAGGAGTTCGGCACCCCGGAGCAGAAGCGGGAATACCTGCCGCGGTGCGCAGCGGGAGCCATCACCGCCTACCTGCTGACGGAACCGGACGTGGGCAGCGATCCGGCCCGGATGGGCAGCACGGCAGTGCCAACGGACGATGGCGGGGCCTACATTCTGGACGGCGTGA contains the following coding sequences:
- a CDS encoding ATP-binding protein, with amino-acid sequence MSIASMLPMGDVTNPGQMRLVLVQVVNWGTFHGAHTMHVDRNGTLLTGNSGVGKSTLFDAMLRVFDARPRSNEAAAQRSGGAVEDKRTTFTYMRGKVGDKAVGEGSASAFQRPGATWSAVALTFDNAAGTRVTVSALFDVPKNGTESSVGRFYLIDSKPLDLPAIEDIADKRFTKAALEAVFPDAQIFDVHKAFAERFRRLLGISSDQALPLLRVIQAGKGLGGSVNTFFLDQVLDAPATLAAADDVVEEFSNLMSIRQRLEDVRQQRDQLAPVPGLNKEYAQSLLDANRLRELAGEEFEAYKQQLAVTVHQKTLVRFKELAQAKARELGAERLVRDGLAKDLRELETDYNNQGGNAISAIEQSLENAKVGLRLREQVEEAARKALSDAGLQLEWTAEGWEQAHEQAAARSAELKDDSQALQELRFEAFDGHATKKRELAAAQQELVSLQTRKSLLPPSSIENRAAIAAATGVPEDRMPFGGELMDLAEGEEQWRPAAERALRNLATTLLVPGEHFAAVTRYLNENRVRGALRAVDVSKPLAGGALAVEDVRDGDLLTKLDILASGAVADAGEWIRERIALDFAYPCVEDPDELAKLDKGLSLGGVVKRNRHTVEKDDRFSSRQDYVLGFDNAAKLELVAAQVEDLQQELAKAAELAQSREESHQGMSRQLDALRRIAEDHRPWEQVSAAVATEELSRIEQRLKDALAAQADLEPLRANIETARQKHQASTEAAAVLQSEYKALDRQLTTADSLLEGARARLEQAPPSDATITALAPYFTDFGDVSEMHELDNLANRVRTALLGELHTAETRGQATSERLTRIFEGFVREWGSAISADHGTSIGAAGEFEARYHAIVSDGLPAQETEFRQFFNQRTHESFSTLLHLLDEERRSITSRILPLNGILSEVNFHEGSFLELDIKQTLPATAKQFKDAIQNALKARHTRPARGAADSGGDDDAELTARYKTLETLVKRLGSPTPEDRRWRAEVLDVRGHLFIQCKEHREAGKRTDVYMHADTGSMSGGERQRFTAFIMAAALSYQLGIAEQGFTTYGTVMMDEAFVLASEEFAGAGIKALHEFGFQLLLAAPENVIDLSRHLGSVTEILRDKRTNRSGVLTAPVVRPRPGSEGEWRSEANPVDIILR
- a CDS encoding DUF4194 domain-containing protein: MTEATNDTSSAPDAAQGVASGLSEPRAELIEDQRCGEGAGAASGAERPVGAALSPRDTFVDGAALFPGDTGVLSMKVRQALVKLLKGPYVDGGRDEKLWTTLLDNQLILRSRLSEVFLSLQLDHERKIAVLRPVDPEAIGGSTRSSILRQQRALSRVETIVLLRLRLLLDRHVTAQTDPTITREEIADLVAHYQPAGQQDALRDSDVVTRAITKLLARQLLLTTGLEDVYTISNALPLALPFENIGDIPAQIEALVAATTDPTGTEPLLDLDNDTGAEDDDADAAPADANPATTTENNK
- a CDS encoding DUF3375 family protein; translation: MPRSARSSADVISARLRDLELLTKGPAWALTRSAPWVIAVLQASFTRTRPQLPLEEFHADVDSFLEQLRRQEPGPGGAAPGTSSGRNYADEWTRKNFLTRRNQSGQIVYEVTEPAARVLAFLDSLSSERSTLNGSRLGTLLGDVEKLANETNPDQSARLESLGEEIEERQQLIQDISSGDFDGLLDDDEAVEAAGNILDLAASLPADYKKMRDRIEELVGALRNQIIEESLSKGATMAQVLEADKRLRQSPEGRTFRSFTAFLEDPQQQMRFRSAIGEVLSRQFADDLSPEDRETLKNLVAELRHQHGQIQRIYGKLSESLNTYVQSDDFRQSVRLRKVLREAEQAIRSLPYERERPGLVRGPALFNAGFESLAMVKLYDPDEFAVPPRLADPIAFSDSDRVRSPRTRKASPAAISAAVAGASTLAEAWEQLPAGEQHINSIRALLSHALHEGAAFDRGAWDGLDFEQIDGTTRKAYLPVVTLTKDS